Below is a genomic region from Brassica rapa cultivar Chiifu-401-42 chromosome A08, CAAS_Brap_v3.01, whole genome shotgun sequence.
AGTTGGAGATCCATAACTGGGCAGAGCTCATCCAGTTCTTCTTATAATCATTTTCCAATTTTGACCCTTGACCCACATCCAATTTACCATTTGATGCCATCATCACTGATGAAGCCTCTTCCTTTAACCTCTCAATCGCTACACAGAGGAATCATTTTGGTTAtacaaaaacacacaaacaaaattgagaatcgagagagaaagagaggcaCCTACCTTCGTTCAATAAGAGCATGCATAGAGGAAGCTCCCGTTTAAAAACATCGATTTTTTTCCTCTCTTCCTCCAATTTTCCGACATAAACATCGATCTCAGACAGCTTCGAATGATTGTCTTTGATCCTCGACACTTCATCGAGAAATTGAGATAAGGGTTTTGCAATAGAGTACATGGAAAGATTCAAATTAAGACTCATCCTTCGATCCTTATCTGTCTGAACCATCGAAAGCTATAAATACAGAGAATGCTAAAAGACAAGGCGTTTATATAGAACAAGTGAgataacaagaagaagagattagggaagaagaagaaggacgcGGAGAATTGTAACCGCTGTAAATAAGTGGAATCTCGAGGGCGTTTGTGTAAACTGCTTTAATTAGATTTGTCTTTAAATGGAATGAAGAATCTTTTTGTGATGGCCTATACACACGCGGCGAATCGTTACACTAACTTGTATatttattctctttttatttatttatttttgattcttTTCCAATTTTAATATCCAATTTTAGGAAACTTATTACTATTTGAGTATTCTCTAGTGCTTATTGTTCAAGATTCTCATATTCCTCTATCTTGAAGTTAATGTTTTCCATTTTAGAAAAAGGATTGTGAAAGAATGTATGGTGGTACTATACTATTTTATGCATAACCAATAAGGTTGTACAAATCTCACtgaatatatgttttataagaAATAATGGTAAATGgagtattatatataatatgttgtaCTTTGATGATTGACTTTAAAAATTAGattcttagagcatctccaatatattacttcatattttattctaaaatggtGCAGCAGTAAAATAGAGTAAAGTTTTACTCTAATGtattactctattttctactctaaaaataatatattttattaaaaattgttaataatacTGTATAGTTATACAAAGATAATAATTAACCCCAACTATTTTAcgtttacaaaaattatttaaaatataatttatttaaattaaacatttattattaaaaagtacaagaaatcataaaaataaaataaaagacaatATATATGTTGGTTTAATAATggcattagaatatttttctcacaaatgatcaactaatgcatttcgtaatgaaacatagcttctttatctttgatattcctaaatcgaacaagaaaattttgaaagcagacattttcatcttctgcaaTTTCGATATCTTGATATCTGGAGGTGGAGCTTCTCTTACAAGTTCAGTTGGTGCATCGAATTCACGCTCATCCTCAATTATcatgttatttaaaattatacatgtagtcatgtaacacatttttttccaaaaccgAACAGGTCTTTTTACAATAGTGAAACATAATTGTAGATCTTTTTAtgttatctttattttatattattattattttttaattatagtatatacttttatgtaaaattattaaataatggaatatcttgtttatttatgttattgtatcattttaaaatattattgaagtaaaaaaaataaaaatattaaagatttAAAAGACCATTTCAGAGATAAAAATTTCaacaccaaaatggagtaatcctagccattactccattttggggTTGAAAATGGAATagggttggagaagattttactccaaaataatGTTTGGAGTAGAAAGTAGAGTAGGTTTGAGATGCCCTTAGAAACAAAACACTAGGTGTCAAGATATATACATGATTGGGtgtataatattatagagattgaTTTGAACTTATTTCTATattagttttttatatatatatatatatatatatatatttattctgAAATATAAGGAAAAATAGCAGTCATAttatcgaatattaatttaaatataatttaaaatttaaaataattatcattatctttatatcataaaattatgtaaattttgtattttcataaaatttgcATATGCAATTTtcacatttttgaaaattaatacaTAGCTTACATATCTTGTACCAtgctctatatatattttaaaaataattgcaCCATGCTATATAACGTGTACACTGTGCACTCTGCTACACAACTTATGCATCATGTAGCATGCTtaagtatctttttttttttttagaaagcaTGCTAAGTATCTTGACATTATGCAGTATATTATGCAACTTACTATGTcacatacattttttttataaacagcTATGTACGTAGTTTGCCAATTATAGAGACATAGTCAACTATATACCAAATAAACAATGATCATATAAAAGATTTGTAACAGtttttaccaaatttttttttttgtaacagcaaagccctttctcaaaaaaagaaaaaaaaattgtaacagcAAATTATGATTGAATAGGAACTGAATTACCGAACATAAGAAAAAGGAATTACTGAACATAAAAATTGTGTTTGTAATATCTATCTCAAATATGGTGTGAGCATCTCTAACCATACTATATAAATATGGTGTGAGCATCTCTAACCATACTATATATTTTCTGCAAAATGAAGTCAGAAATGaaataatgaacaaaaaatcaaacattattCCATTTATACTCAAACCTTGTTTTAATGGAACATAATCACTCGTATGTGGCGATGATACTGtcgattttttaatttaaaaatcattgtaGAGAAACCCCCccaaaaaaaaggttaaaaaaaggttaaaattcGGCAGTCTCGTTTACTATACACCATCCATTTACATTCACATTAAGATACAGTTTAAAGAAATCACGTAACCATTGAAATTATACTATAACTTTAGAGTGCTTTTCATGTGTTTGGTTGCTTATCTTTTGCGCTTTGTTTGTCTAAATTTCTTTAGTGGATTATAAGCAAGTGGACATTTCATATGGAGACTCTTAATCTCGACCCGCCGGACATCCTAgtcaatcaaaaaaaaataataacggACTATTTATTCAAAGTAGATTGTATATATTGTAGTATATATCGCAACAAGTCGCTGCAACACTAGCAAATTAGCAATTAGCAAAACAGATCTTTCGTACATTCCATTGTAAAAGATCCCACGTTGCAAAGCAACTTTATTCAACCCTTTTTCCTGATAGCCAAACACAAATTTCTCCCAATTTCATATAATTTAGCTTTTACAAATAATGTTTTGATTCCTGTAACCAAAAATATTCCGGAATACTCCCTATGACGTACCACAAAGGAATCTAACGGACGGACATAGAGAAACGGCTAGTACAGCCAACTATGCTACAACACATGTCCAACTAATCTAGAATTTTTCAAGAGAATCGTTTTTCTTTGAAGGAGGAACTGAAACGTATCGAGTTGTGATAATTAAGGACGTCGAGAGATTGATACCGTTGATTGATTATATTCTCTCTCGTGTCTTCTCGTCATCACATATCCTTAACCTTTTGTTTTCGTTCTTCTCACCActccttttacaaaaaaaaaaaaactttgcaaAGTTCTTGCAAGGATATAGCTTTTGCTCTGTCTATCTAATTTGAGGATAAGGTTCGTCGGTTTCTAGCTGCGAGAATCCACtggtaataatttttttttggtgaacaATAATCCAATGATTCGACTATTAATTCTCGTTTCAATCTTCAAACTTCGGAAAAATCAGATTCATAACATTTGTCATCAATCTTtgaatataatatacatatatatacacggACTAATTTGATGATGGTATACGTCCCCTAAGTTTCacacttaaaattttaattcaaaaccaaatacatattaagaaaagtCATTTTTGATCTTGAACTGAATCCATGCAAATCTTTTGACGTATGAAAGTAAGTTATTTTGGCCACATTTAAAGCAGTGATTGTAGCCGTCAGAAAATTGAAAATCATAATCCTATAAACCATAAGATGAATGCTTTAAGTACTGATCAGTGATCACCATCAACTGGTTAAACATCGTAAAAACGAAGAAGTTACATTTGCTAGGCTATTTTATGAAATGAAACAATAATAAGACAGAATGATTACATATATGTTTAGTGTCTTAATACTATATTCCGAAGATATTGTTGGTAATTGGTAAACAATCGATATATGCAGTTTCAAAGATTCTTTCATTCTCTACAACTAAAAAGCTGAACGTTTTGGATGGTCGTAGTTTTATCATGTAAAGGTGCTGTTTTCTTGTGAAATACAAGGAACAAAGAGAAAGAGtgattccatttttatataacaaaaagacaagaagattccattttcaaaacaaaaagaaacgtTTTGTAGGGAATGTATAGTATGATTTAATAGTGTCAGCAACAAATCCGTTGTCGTCCAGCGGTTAGGATATCTGGCTTTCACCCAggagacccgggttcgattcccggCAACGGAGCTTTttacctctcttttttttttgcgttaGAAAAAACTTATAGTGCGTTCTTGGGGTTTAGGTGGTTTTAATCTGCCGGTTATGTTGCCGGCACGAGATATTTACTTAACAAGTGTTCAATTATAATAAGcctttcattctttttttttatagtctTCGTGAAGATGAATCATTGCAATGAGGGATAGTTAGGTAAAATATTCACAGATTGATATATTCAAGAGAAACATGTCGTCCTCTTCATGAAGACAATAACACTTTCTAGATGATACACTATTCACTTTTGTTCCCTGTGACTCTACTTTTGAGAACATACAATCATCAATTCAATGAATGAGTGATCTGTTTTTCAACTTTCACCAAACCAGCAAGTGAAACACGATGAACTCAAGGCTTTTGTCTAACGTCGTGAAGTTCGGGATTTGAACCTGGAAGGTCTCTGCAACGAAAGAGGAAATAAAAGGTTCAGTTTCAGACATTTCTCCAGGGAGGTCAGGTGAGTCAAAAAAGAGAGTTTGAAACCGAAGAGATGTACTTACTGTCAGAGAACTGAACTTGGCTCCTGAACCAGGTGAAGGACCTAAAGAGAAACAGATAACACAACTTGAGATTAAGACAAAGACAAACCTCTATACAAACTGTATCGTATTATGACTTTGTTGTACCTGCAAACTGTGGAGGCGTAGCAGGATTTGATGGAGATGGCGGGCCAAACAAAGATCCAGAAGCTGGTGGAGCACCGAAAACTAGTCTAACTGGTGTAGCAACGAGAGAAGACGAAGGTGCTGAAGCAGGTGTGTCAGGAAACAAGCCAGCTCCTGACCTTGGTAAGGCTGCAGGTGTTTGTGGAGCATTTGAAGACCCTGGAGTCGCTGAGTTATTAATAAACCCAGTAACTTGTGTTCTTGTACTAGTAGCAACAGGTAGATGGAGAGTTGGGTGGACCCTCTTAGCAGCAGCTTCCTGTTTCGCTGTTTCCCTTCGATCAGCCTCAAGAAACGGATCATTGCATTCTCCTCTCCGTCGCTGGTCAGCAAGATACGCTGTTCTCATCGATTCAATGTACTGGTGAATATTCTCTACCTGAAACACAACAAAATTTAAAACCGCTTACACGTGGTTTCTAAACTGAAGGTTCAGGATAACAAGTTAGTTACCTTAGCAGCCACATGAACAAAGAAGGCATGCACATTAGACATGACATTCGGAAGAGATTCCAAAACTAAAACATGTCGATTATACTTGTCAGAATCCAAAGCAAGTAACTGCTCCAGCTCCTCAACCCATTGCCGGCACTGGCCAAGATACTTCTCAAATCTCACAACTGTTTGGAGAAGAAAAGCTGTAGGCTTCTTAGGGATCCCACGGTAAAAGTAAGAAACTTGAACTGCTTGTTGTTCACCAGAGGAAGCTGGAGCTGAGTTAACTCCCTGCGCCTGAGGTTGCTGAGAATCACCACCACTAACAACAACagctcctcttcctcctcctcctcctggtTTAGAACGTCGGGATCTTGGCTGTAGCATCATGAAAGACCCAACAGCAACCTCTGAGTTACGAAACATATCTTTAACAGCCAACATAAGCTCGTGGAGAACAGCTTTCTGTCTGTCCATGGTAGTATTAATCCCACCAAGCTCCTACAAGTTTTATAAAAGACTGAGATAACTCACAAGAACAGTTCCTATATGATAATTAAGTGAATCATAATCATCTAAGAAACCTGAACAATGCGGCTTGCATCAAACCCAAAGCCTTCACTGGATAGAGACAAATCGTCAAGACGATTGCATTGATCTAACCTCTGGCTTTCACTACTGTACTCCAGTATCTTCTTTCTAAGGATATTCACACAAACAATAAGATCAAGGTATCATCAAAAGATTCTAAATCTAACGAACTACGTTCTTCAAGATTTTGGCAATTGAACAAAGAAGAGCAATACTCAATCTCAAGGAGAAGTTTCTGAGAATCGGGATGAAGATCAGTCCATTCGGTGCTGTAACTCGCCGGAGCTTGATCGTTCGTGAACAAATACAGCTGCTGCTGCTGGAACTGTTGCGGCTGAAACGACGGTGGTTGCTGTTGCTGCGGTTGCGGATGAGAGAAGAAGGAGATGCTCTGCGGCTGAGGCGTCTGTTGCGGAGTCTGAAACGGTGATTGAGGTGTCTGCTGATGTCGCTGTGGGGTAGAGAATGGATTGAACGACGACATTGCTGGATGATCGACGGCTAACGGAATCTAGGGTTCGTATATCGCCGGCGAGGACTTTGGAGTCGAGGGAAAGATATTCAAAAGCCCTCTTTAAACAACTGGagggaaaatatataaattagtattTAATGGCTTTAATTCACGTTTTTAACAAACTGGAGGGCTCTTTTGCAAATAAAGAAATATCTAATGAACTGTCAACTAAAACAAAACTGTAATGGCATTGAAGAAGAAGCACACGAGGATTTTGGAATCTTTAACGAGTTTTATTTTCTCTGTGGCTGCTTCTTGGCCCCGGTGACAAGTCGGAGAGCTTGGCTGGAGTTGTTGAGGATTGAAGATGATCTAGGGACTTGTGCTTTACGCTTCTTTAAGAAATCTAACCCTGTTTTCAAGCATTCTGGTGGTGGAATCTCCTTGTATAACGTCTCAATACtgccacacacacacacacacacacaagagaGAGACAATgacatcaaatcaaatcaaagagTGGTTATAGAGTTTGTAAGAACCACGAAGATGATCATTACCCTGAGCTCTTTCGCTTTTTCTTTCTCGGGTGGTCTTTGTTGGCCTCCTCTTCTTCAGAATCCGAACTGTTTTTCTGTCTGTAAACGAGAGAAATTGTCAATCTTAAGTCCATTTTTCTTTAAGCACAAGGAAAAGGGATATAGAGTTTATATTACTTCTCCCGCTGTGCAAGAAAGTCAATGATGTTTTTGGAAAGGAACCCCTTGTTTGCCAGAGCTTCAGGGTCTTCCTCatgctcttcttcctcttctataTCTTCGAAAGTTTCAACCTTTCGTGGTTTCCTTGGCGTTATCTTCTCTGCTAAACGCCTTCGACTCTCTTTCTTCTCGCGGGCAACCCTACAGAAGAGAAAGCAATCTCATTTAAGTAATCTATAGATTTCTAACTGAACAAATTCCACAAAAAAAGAGCAAAGTACTAATCTTTCAAGACAGTTACATCTTCCTCCATCAACTCCTAACCCAACACAAGCTTCAAAAGAGGGAAGGTGGTGAGAATACAAACCTAGCcttattctctctctctatcttccTCAAGGCTGCATCTTCCAACTGtgcctgaaaaaaaaaagcaaaacccATTAGACGCTAAGCTAATGCAATTTCGACTTTACTGTTTCAGCTTAATCCACATAAAGACGGAAACAATACCTGTTCCTCTGTGAATTCCTCCGGTGCGCCGTCTGAGTCTGAGTCGGAGATGTGGTCTTTGTTATCTGACATCTGattattatcttcttcttcttcaccggTGCTTTCTTCTCCGTCAGACGACGACACACACTAGGGTTTAACGGCTCTGCAATTTCTCAAAAACAGACGATTTCGATTCTGAGAGTTAATTAGTTGTTTTTCTCCTTTATGGTGGATTGCTATTGGGCCCTTGTTACAGCTTTTGTAAGCCCATTCATTAATCAAGCAACCAAAACTAGTTATTCGATTTAAAATAACAACAGCTGGAatagctcagttggttagagcgtGTGGCTGTTAACCACAAGGTCGGAGGTTCGACCCCTCCTTCTAGCGTTCTTTTTTATGTTTCCTTctagtatttttttgtttttgtttcatttcataGTTACCCAAATCTGTTGAGTTTCACATCTGGTAGAATACTCACCTAGACACATTAATCCTCTATGaaatcaagagagagagagagagagttcttgtTTGTTACATGGAGATCACACTcacattttttctttcttgaataCTGTCATCCTACTGTCAAAAGTCGTTCAAAAAAAGAATAGTGTCATACTACTGTCATCCTAAACAATGAAGTATTATTGTGTGAATCTGGACTATATACTTCTGTGTCTTCCTACATATTAAATACTTTAGTACGTAACTTTCACATGAAAGAAGTTTAAAGgcaaaaaaaagaaggttaTATACTATCAAGCTGGCCCAAACACCCACATGGTATGAGACAAGAATGCTATCAGCAAAAATGGCAAgagacaagaaaaaaacaaatgagaCAAAATCTACTCTAAATTGTATGAACAAATAAATGGTGTACACATATAATAACATTGCAGATAAAACAAATGAGACAAAGTCTAGtctaaaaacaaataaatggtgtacacatatatatagcatTGTAGATAAAATCAATTGAGAATAAATTGCTATCACTCTATAGTTTATTCACTTTATTGTAAAGAACACAAACATATGACTATATATCTACTCTCAGCCAACCAATaacaaattttaacttttgctcTACTTTACACTCTCCAACCCAAATCTATACAAGGTTCCACTTCCACATTTTTGAAACATTATTATCATTACAAATCATCAAACCTTTTTTTCATTGATGCAAAAGCAACCTGAAACTGAAGTCATATGGTACTACTTGAACCAACTCCATGAGTGATTCTTCGTTCTTTCTTTCCACACACTTCAGAGCTTCTTCTCTGAGTTTATCAGGCAACTGAAGGCAAACCCAATCTAACAAAGATTCCACATCTTTTGCAAAATCTAGCAAATACCAATCTAATACCTTTGGAATCATTAGTTTGTTCCTCTTTGAGATCCATACAGATGCTTGAAGATAATCCCTCTTTGCAGCTTCTAGCTCTTTTTCTACACTTGTTGCTGTATAAATCCTTACCTTAATACCAAAAACAAGTTGTGTGTGAAAATGCTATAAACTTTTCCAAATTTGAGTGTGTATGATTCTAAAGCACAACTTACAGCAGGAGAAGACCAGCTTCCACAGGAGAGAGCAAAAGTGACCAAAGGTTCTGACCATTCCAATCCAAATGTGCTATGAGCTTTCATCTCTTCATGTGTTGCAGTTTTGGGACAATTCTTTTTAAGAGAATAAGATAATAAGCATTAAATTCGGAGTCAGCATAGAAaaatgaaagagaagaagataaaagaaaCTTACAAACTTTAAGTGATATGGAAGTCTCAAGATGAAGTGTTCAATTGTGATAGCATTAAGTGAGTGTCCTCCTACAACTATTATTGCCTGACAcaagaaagagaagatgaatCTAAGAAACAGGTAACACACATTTAAGCACAATGGTTTCAAGTTTCGGTTTTAGAGTATAAACCTTTTGCATAAGGGCAACAACCATCTCAGGGGTCTGAGGGATCCCATGCTCCAAGAAACCCTGCGAAGATTAATTGCAAACAAGACATCAGCCTTCTTTAACAACATCTTACAAACATGTCTTTCTATCTATCATACTAAGAAGTCTCACATTCATCACACATGAGTTATAAGTATTTATCCAGAATGCAAGCTTCTGCTGGTGGCTAAGACCGTCTAGATTTACACCTGAAAGCTTATTAAGCAGGAACCTGTAGATAGGAACAGTTACACAAACATGAGTTTAGAGTATTCAATTTTAATCATTCTAAGAAGACTTTCACAGTTTCATGTCATTTGTTTAGGCGAGATGAGATACTTACTTGAGACGATGGATCAGAAATAAAGCATTGATTCTTCTCCCAAGATCAATGGAAGATGCATCAACAGAGCAAAGATTCTTGTATGCACCAAGCTCTCTTGTTCTCCATTCTGAACAGTTACTATATGGATCCAACACAATGTCCTTGGACGAGATAATCCTCAAGATAATACTCACCAGGCATCTCAGTAAATCCTCTGAAACTCTGTTTGCTGCAGTTCCACTTTGCAGCGGTTCCGAGACACTCTCATGTGCCTTGTCTTGGTCTGCTAATCTATCATCTAGCTTATTCAAAGTTTTCTTAAGTCTCTTCTCAGGTGATTCTTTGTCCTTCTTGTCTTTTAAACCGTTACTAGAGGTCTGATTCTCTTTCCCTCTCACATCAACTGGCTTAGTAACAACACTGCTTACATTTGGTTTAGGCGATGCTTGTTTGTCATTAACTGTCTGATCAGAGGAGAAGAGTTTCCTACTTGAGATGCTTCTGCTAGGACTAAGAGACTGTTGATGCTTTTTAGGAGGAGTGATCATAGATTTCAACTCATGTTGTGACTTGGATTTAGATCTCTGGTGTTTAGTGCTTCTAACGGGAGAATTCTCGTTCAGACCGTTACTCTTGGAAGAAATGTAAACAGCTTCTTGGTATAGACCTTGTCTGAAGCTAACAACTTGCTCTTCTAACCGAACTACTTCCTCTTCAAGAACAGCTACTTCAGCAAGAAGCTCCAGTGTCTTTATCAGATAAAGAAACAAGATTCAGATACAAAGAAGCTCCAGTTTGatgatattaatattttggATCTTACATGTCGAGGGAGATAAGAGGGAAGACGAGGTAAAGCTCCTAAAGGTCTAGTGAAAGCTCTCTCCAATGCTCTATGCACATTCTCCTCTTGTCTCAGCTTCCTCTTTAGCTTATCAACctgatcacaaaaaaaaaaaaaattagatgcgATTCATCATCAAATCAAGAAAGTTGTTTCTCAAGAACTTGTCATCATACATCTTGTAGCAAatccattttcttttctttgttagCTCTGCGCCGATTAGCTAAAGTTTCATTGCCTTGGgacaccatcttcttcttcttttcctccTTTGCGGATTTCAGAATACCACCAAACATTACTCATATAGAACAAAAAGGAGTTTGTAAAGAAACTATTGATAGTGGAAAACAACAAACAATCTTCTAGATAACAATTGAGTATCTATCACTTTCAATGTGACCAGTAACTTCACTAAGAATAACTATTCTATTAGTAGGATAGAAAATAAGCAAAGATTTTGTTGTGAAATAGTCCAATGTTGAAGCCAAGAATCTTAAAGAGATCACCAAGAAAGCAATCAAAATTGGGTTCAGAAGAATGGAAAgtggtagagagagagaaagaagaaaagttACTTGAGTGGTGACATGCTTCGAAGGAGCTTTCATGGAGGAAAAACCAGCTCGAACACTAGTGTTCATCgcttatctttctctctctctctctctctcttcaactATTGCTTTCTCTCTACTCTAACTGTGATATAAacccaagagagagagagagagagaccacatcaagataaaaaaaaaaacaaaacatagagacagaagtaaaaagaaagataagagTTAAATGTTTTAAGTATGTGTCTGTAATAAAAAGTGTAGTACTAGCTCTTTGATATATGAAGACAGAGCGGGGAAACTTGAAGGTAAAGCGACCAAGAAGAAGCAGAGAATTGGTTTTAGTTGAAGCTTTGTGTTTCCCAAAGAACTAccattgttttttatttaatccATATAATGTATAGTTGTTGTATGTATAGATGACTTTGGTCATATAATCTCGAACAGAGCAAGGAAGAAAGTCAAGACACCACAGAATCTCTCATTGGATGTGAAGAAGTAGTAGATAACGACTTGATATCAACCATTTATGATGTCTTTAGATTTAGAAATTGTGAGAAATGAAAAGTATACTTTCTAGGAGTTGAATGAAGGATGTAAGATCTGAGTTAGTGAGGAGTTCTTGAGCTAGCTGGTTGGAAATTGTGAGAGATGTGGACAACCATAAAGAAACGACTTCTTTTGTcacttattaattaaaatttggtATTTAGTGGCTTGGTGCTTTCGTTTTCTCTCAATCTTTTCAGTTCTTTCATTTATTTCATTTcagtagattttttttaaatgaataatataATGGTCCCAAATagaatgatttatttattttttaattaaaaacctaTTTGTGAATTTTGCTTTACATTTCTAAATCTGAAATGCATCATTTCAAAGTCAATCTCATTTGCTAATTAGTTTAACTGGAGCCGAGCTTATAAATAACCAATTGATTATGGACTATATTTAACGTTTAAGTAATTGATTTGTAATAAGTTATGCAGGCTGCCTGTACTTAAATACAAGTGTGTTTTCAGAGTTAAATTATGATGCCTTTTAGAGAAAGCAAAGATAACGTGCTTATTAATTATGATGttagaagaaaataaataaaaaggtaaaaactcTAAAGGTGCTGACATCTCCCTAGTATAACCTTTTTAacatttgattatttttcttgATCAAACATTTGATTTTTCATTTCTCGCTTCTTCTGCTGTCAAAACGGGTGATTCGCATCAAAAAGGAGAGTGGTAGTATGTTATTATACCATcaataatttgattattttaatcaACTAACAACGctgttatataattattaattaatg
It encodes:
- the LOC103835014 gene encoding uncharacterized protein LOC103835014, producing MNTSVRAGFSSMKAPSKHVTTQEEKKKKMVSQGNETLANRRRANKEKKMDLLQDVDKLKRKLRQEENVHRALERAFTRPLGALPRLPSYLPRHTLELLAEVAVLEEEVVRLEEQVVSFRQGLYQEAVYISSKSNGLNENSPVRSTKHQRSKSKSQHELKSMITPPKKHQQSLSPSRSISSRKLFSSDQTVNDKQASPKPNVSSVVTKPVDVRGKENQTSSNGLKDKKDKESPEKRLKKTLNKLDDRLADQDKAHESVSEPLQSGTAANRVSEDLLRCLVSIILRIISSKDIVLDPYSNCSEWRTRELGAYKNLCSVDASSIDLGRRINALFLIHRLKFLLNKLSGVNLDGLSHQQKLAFWINTYNSCVMNGFLEHGIPQTPEMVVALMQKAIIVVGGHSLNAITIEHFILRLPYHLKFNCPKTATHEEMKAHSTFGLEWSEPLVTFALSCGSWSSPAVRIYTATSVEKELEAAKRDYLQASVWISKRNKLMIPKVLDWYLLDFAKDVESLLDWVCLQLPDKLREEALKCVERKNEESLMELVQVVPYDFSFRLLLHQ
- the LOC103835012 gene encoding uncharacterized protein DDB_G0286299 isoform X1, which codes for MSDNKDHISDSDSDGAPEEFTEEQAQLEDAALRKIERENKARVAREKKESRRRLAEKITPRKPRKVETFEDIEEEEEHEEDPEALANKGFLSKNIIDFLAQREKQKNSSDSEEEEANKDHPRKKKRKSSGIETLYKEIPPPECLKTGLDFLKKRKAQVPRSSSILNNSSQALRLVTGAKKQPQRK
- the LOC103835012 gene encoding uncharacterized protein DDB_G0286299 isoform X2, whose product is MSDNKDHISDSDSDGAPEEFTEEQLEDAALRKIERENKARVAREKKESRRRLAEKITPRKPRKVETFEDIEEEEEHEEDPEALANKGFLSKNIIDFLAQREKQKNSSDSEEEEANKDHPRKKKRKSSGIETLYKEIPPPECLKTGLDFLKKRKAQVPRSSSILNNSSQALRLVTGAKKQPQRK
- the LOC103835013 gene encoding nuclear pore complex protein NUP58 codes for the protein MSSFNPFSTPQRHQQTPQSPFQTPQQTPQPQSISFFSHPQPQQQQPPSFQPQQFQQQQLYLFTNDQAPASYSTEWTDLHPDSQKLLLEIEKKILEYSSESQRLDQCNRLDDLSLSSEGFGFDASRIVQELGGINTTMDRQKAVLHELMLAVKDMFRNSEVAVGSFMMLQPRSRRSKPGGGGGRGAVVVSGGDSQQPQAQGVNSAPASSGEQQAVQVSYFYRGIPKKPTAFLLQTVVRFEKYLGQCRQWVEELEQLLALDSDKYNRHVLVLESLPNVMSNVHAFFVHVAAKVENIHQYIESMRTAYLADQRRRGECNDPFLEADRRETAKQEAAAKRVHPTLHLPVATSTRTQVTGFINNSATPGSSNAPQTPAALPRSGAGLFPDTPASAPSSSLVATPVRLVFGAPPASGSLFGPPSPSNPATPPQFAGPSPGSGAKFSSLTRPSRFKSRTSRR